In one Ralstonia pickettii genomic region, the following are encoded:
- a CDS encoding Imm63 family immunity protein, with protein MKTLAEIEAEVARLSERIAAPGNAYPTFGYSADFARPHIEIGGGQYHYVAVERGTEVFRKSTSDLDELLYWIFDGVTFSMACAYELEHRIPGQDFRRLMFSKRVELLTSIDPDMGRRGKEQIAETLRNAPFNDDRA; from the coding sequence ATGAAAACGCTTGCAGAAATTGAGGCCGAGGTCGCGCGCCTGTCTGAACGCATCGCCGCACCCGGTAACGCCTATCCGACGTTCGGATACAGCGCTGATTTCGCCCGCCCGCACATCGAGATCGGGGGCGGCCAATATCATTACGTTGCCGTTGAGCGGGGCACGGAGGTATTCCGCAAATCGACATCCGATCTGGATGAACTGCTGTACTGGATATTCGATGGCGTGACTTTTTCCATGGCCTGCGCCTATGAATTGGAGCATCGCATTCCCGGGCAGGACTTCCGGCGGTTGATGTTCAGCAAGCGAGTAGAACTGCTGACGAGCATCGATCCGGACATGGGGCGGCGGGGGAAGGAACAGATTGCCGAGACATTGCGCAACGCGCCGTTTAATGACGACCGGGCATAG
- a CDS encoding restriction endonuclease, with translation MGRRRKKQPSTSDVLLSLPWWMLAIGAGASYLIFHNILPGAFAANPILSGVGMLARGLAWMPALLLGFFAVLSYLRERSRQADARLGPPRTEPTGRSRPPKAPPQPARNAAGSNTPNPPLPTRNTPTSAQAATPAEPATPQSWTLEAIQSLEWKRFELLCVQYYEQMGFTVKTVPHGADGGIDATLYMAGQSAPVAVVQCKAWSKPVKVEQVRALGGSMLAHKVKRGVFWSLSGYVGNPVQEFSELAGIQLLDGRAVLERIRALAEDKQARLLAKVFEGDYRTPSCPACGVKLVARNGKGGAFWGCSNYRTGCRYTLQMGHLRSA, from the coding sequence ATGGGGCGCAGGAGAAAGAAACAACCATCCACCAGCGACGTACTCCTGTCGCTGCCATGGTGGATGCTGGCGATTGGCGCGGGCGCCAGTTACCTGATTTTTCACAACATCCTTCCGGGCGCGTTTGCGGCCAACCCGATATTGAGCGGCGTCGGCATGCTGGCGCGCGGGCTGGCCTGGATGCCTGCGCTGCTGCTCGGCTTCTTTGCCGTGCTGTCGTACCTACGGGAGCGCAGCCGGCAGGCCGATGCCCGGCTCGGCCCCCCGCGCACCGAACCGACTGGGCGATCCCGCCCGCCGAAGGCGCCGCCCCAGCCCGCCCGCAATGCAGCGGGCAGCAACACGCCCAACCCGCCTCTTCCGACTCGCAATACCCCCACGTCCGCACAAGCCGCCACGCCGGCAGAACCCGCCACGCCTCAAAGCTGGACGCTGGAGGCCATCCAGTCGCTTGAGTGGAAGCGGTTCGAGCTGCTGTGCGTGCAGTATTACGAGCAGATGGGCTTTACGGTGAAGACGGTGCCGCACGGCGCAGACGGCGGCATTGACGCCACGCTGTACATGGCTGGCCAGAGCGCGCCCGTGGCGGTGGTCCAGTGCAAGGCGTGGTCCAAGCCCGTGAAGGTGGAGCAGGTGCGGGCGCTGGGCGGCTCCATGCTGGCGCACAAGGTCAAGCGGGGCGTGTTCTGGTCTTTGTCCGGTTATGTCGGCAACCCGGTGCAGGAGTTTTCAGAGCTTGCCGGCATCCAGCTATTGGACGGGCGGGCGGTGCTTGAGCGCATCCGCGCGCTGGCTGAAGACAAGCAAGCCAGGCTGCTGGCGAAGGTGTTTGAGGGGGATTACCGGACGCCTTCGTGCCCAGCTTGTGGGGTGAAGCTGGTGGCGCGGAATGGGAAGGGTGGGGCGTTTTGGGGGTGTAGCAATTACCGGACGGGGTGTCGGTATACGTTGCAGATGGGGCACTTAAGGTCCGCGTGA
- a CDS encoding P-loop ATPase, Sll1717 family, whose protein sequence is MSNQVGHGVSFRFKKNAAIGEPDAESDGKYLAACFVDTGDYDALADVEQPQRIIVGRTGAGKSALISYLRTDKDHVIEISPEDLSLNYLCNSDVIPKLEAAGVRLDIFYGLLWKHVLAVELLRRKYQLNTEERTSSWLSNFLERLRGRDQSKERAFRYLKDWGDKFWQETEYRIKEVTEKLESDIKAELGAKFGVFDTKASAGAKINAEQKIEAVNHAQRVVNSIQVKALSDVLHLLADEVFNDEQQAYYVVIDRLDEGWVEDSLRYKLIRALIEAIKTFRSVPSVKIVIALRYDLIQSVFDKTRDGGFQEEKYQALFLHLRWTPANLEQMLDKRISKLVSEQYTTRPVKLRELFPDSIGKARFVDYLFNRTLYRPRDAIAFVNECLRRSEGRGEVTVQTVREAEQEYSRQRLASLIHEWINHYPRLSEYFELLERMPGSFKFSSISKDKLEEFALKMAGNGDSERDPVAKAACAMLNGGSPHQMVVVWAKALYMTGVLGIKADSFNSPSWAYADMQIPTDGQIKPSSTAYVHQMLWARLGIREPSKF, encoded by the coding sequence GTGAGTAATCAGGTAGGCCATGGGGTCTCTTTTCGTTTTAAAAAAAACGCTGCGATAGGTGAGCCGGATGCAGAGAGCGATGGGAAATACCTTGCGGCATGCTTTGTTGATACAGGCGACTATGATGCGCTTGCGGATGTAGAGCAACCTCAGAGAATAATAGTGGGTAGAACAGGGGCGGGGAAAAGTGCGCTGATCTCATATCTAAGAACAGACAAGGATCACGTTATAGAAATTTCTCCCGAGGACTTGTCTTTGAACTATCTATGTAATTCTGACGTGATACCGAAACTGGAAGCTGCTGGAGTTCGGCTAGATATCTTTTACGGGTTGCTATGGAAGCACGTGCTAGCAGTAGAGCTGCTGCGAAGAAAATATCAACTAAACACTGAGGAACGAACATCAAGCTGGTTGAGCAATTTTCTTGAGAGACTAAGAGGGCGCGATCAAAGCAAGGAGCGCGCGTTTAGGTATTTAAAGGATTGGGGCGATAAATTTTGGCAGGAAACGGAATATAGAATAAAAGAGGTTACGGAAAAGCTTGAGTCTGACATTAAAGCCGAACTGGGCGCCAAGTTTGGTGTTTTCGACACTAAGGCCAGCGCGGGCGCGAAAATCAACGCAGAGCAGAAGATAGAGGCGGTGAATCATGCGCAGCGTGTTGTGAACAGTATTCAAGTCAAAGCTTTGTCTGATGTACTTCATTTGCTGGCTGATGAGGTCTTTAACGACGAACAGCAAGCGTATTATGTCGTCATAGATCGATTGGATGAAGGGTGGGTAGAGGACTCACTTCGATATAAGTTAATAAGAGCACTAATCGAGGCGATAAAAACATTCAGAAGCGTTCCGTCAGTGAAGATCGTTATAGCTTTGAGATATGATTTAATCCAGAGTGTTTTCGATAAAACTAGGGACGGTGGATTCCAGGAGGAAAAATATCAGGCGTTGTTTTTGCATCTGCGGTGGACACCTGCAAATCTTGAGCAAATGCTGGATAAGAGAATATCTAAGCTGGTAAGTGAGCAATACACCACACGCCCAGTAAAGCTTAGAGAGTTGTTTCCGGACTCGATAGGGAAGGCTCGTTTTGTAGACTATTTGTTTAACAGAACTCTTTACCGTCCGAGAGATGCTATTGCTTTCGTAAATGAATGCCTTCGTAGGTCGGAAGGGCGAGGAGAAGTTACGGTTCAAACCGTTCGGGAGGCAGAGCAAGAGTATTCGAGGCAACGTCTTGCTTCTCTTATACATGAGTGGATAAATCACTATCCTAGATTGTCTGAATATTTTGAACTCTTGGAGAGAATGCCTGGCTCATTTAAATTCTCCTCCATCTCGAAAGATAAGTTGGAAGAGTTTGCCTTGAAGATGGCTGGTAATGGCGATAGTGAACGGGATCCTGTAGCGAAGGCAGCATGTGCAATGCTTAATGGGGGGTCTCCGCATCAAATGGTCGTTGTTTGGGCGAAGGCACTTTACATGACTGGTGTCTTGGGAATAAAGGCAGACAGCTTCAACTCACCTTCGTGGGCATATGCTGATATGCAGATTCCTACCGATGGTCAAATAAAGCCATCTTCAACGGCATACGTGCATCAAATGCTATGGGCTAGACTGGGTATTCGAGAACCGTCGAAATTTTAA
- a CDS encoding response regulator transcription factor — translation MDGPHRCPGRRSGRQPGAATAGCRQKMGCGRSNSQIAERHISVETVKSHMRQLLVRMGARNRTELATIYQRSR, via the coding sequence ATGGATGGCCCCCATCGCTGCCCAGGAAGGCGATCTGGTCGCCAACCTGGCGCGGCGACAGCTGGATGTCGTCAGAAGATGGGGTGCGGCCGGTCGAACTCCCAGATTGCGGAACGGCACATCAGCGTCGAAACCGTCAAAAGCCACATGCGCCAACTGCTCGTGCGCATGGGGGCACGAAACCGCACGGAACTGGCAACGATTTATCAACGCAGCCGGTAG
- a CDS encoding FUSC family protein, which yields MSISIRAPRTVKLPAPFLSLLRLVRDPHRRYRHARYIHGTRVGLGVLLSIAVTSGLGWPHGEWATISLLIVIAGLQHHGNIRKRAAERAWGTLIGAVAGLLLIVQQTWLGHLPLTYALTAIACGVCAYHAIGKGGYIALLAAITLVIVVGHGDNNLLDGAWRTLNVLVGIAIALLFSFALPLYATYSWRYRLAEALRECARAVAGLGQPGEASSERSKHLAKLNTLLVQLRSLMPSVSKEIDVPLERLEDIQRSLRICISTLELLNATRGTLGAPPAGALPGEGARRTRDTLIGMSRALRFGTLARLARPRAADSAEVRHAYGTPTVESALAEGFANEIENLRQQLLAIAPQWNIG from the coding sequence ATGTCGATTTCCATTCGTGCGCCCCGCACCGTGAAACTGCCTGCACCCTTTCTTTCGCTGCTCCGCCTCGTGCGCGATCCGCACCGGCGCTATCGGCATGCGCGGTACATCCATGGCACGCGCGTCGGCCTGGGCGTGCTGCTCTCCATTGCCGTCACGTCGGGCTTGGGCTGGCCGCATGGGGAGTGGGCCACCATCTCGCTGCTGATCGTCATTGCCGGCCTGCAGCACCACGGCAACATCCGCAAGCGCGCGGCAGAGCGCGCGTGGGGCACCCTCATCGGCGCCGTCGCGGGTCTGCTGCTCATCGTCCAGCAGACGTGGCTTGGGCATCTGCCGCTCACATACGCACTCACGGCCATCGCGTGCGGCGTCTGCGCGTATCACGCAATCGGCAAGGGCGGCTATATCGCGCTGCTGGCCGCCATCACGCTCGTCATCGTGGTCGGCCATGGTGACAACAACCTGCTCGACGGCGCCTGGCGCACGCTCAACGTGCTGGTAGGGATTGCGATTGCGCTGCTGTTCTCGTTTGCGCTGCCGCTGTATGCCACCTACTCGTGGCGCTACCGGCTGGCCGAAGCGTTGCGCGAATGCGCCCGGGCGGTTGCCGGCCTCGGCCAGCCCGGTGAAGCCTCGAGCGAGCGCAGCAAGCACCTCGCTAAGCTCAATACGCTGCTGGTGCAATTGCGCTCGCTCATGCCATCGGTGTCCAAAGAGATTGACGTGCCCCTGGAGCGGCTGGAAGACATCCAGCGCAGCCTGCGCATCTGCATCAGCACGCTGGAACTGCTCAATGCAACGCGCGGGACGTTGGGTGCGCCGCCTGCAGGTGCCCTGCCCGGCGAAGGCGCCCGGCGCACTCGCGACACGTTGATCGGCATGTCGCGCGCGTTGCGGTTTGGCACGTTGGCGCGTCTGGCACGACCCCGCGCAGCCGACTCCGCCGAGGTACGCCACGCCTACGGCACGCCCACGGTGGAAAGCGCGCTGGCCGAAGGTTTTGCCAACGAGATCGAAAACCTCCGTCAGCAACTGCTGGCGATTGCGCCGCAGTGGAATATCGGGTGA